In Nasonia vitripennis strain AsymCx chromosome 2, Nvit_psr_1.1, whole genome shotgun sequence, a genomic segment contains:
- the LOC100123655 gene encoding putative inorganic phosphate cotransporter isoform X2, giving the protein MFLGMMIAYALRVILSVAVVAMTKPETANPDFKAYNWSSSEQSLVLSSFFWGYIVTQVPFGYLANAWSAQKLLSGGLFFCGLLSIVIPLVVDQGGWIIVCVCRVGMGLSQGCVLPGIQTLLARWVPPSERARLGTFAYAGGQLGTVLTMPISGQLAASSLGWPSIFYVFGALGIGWAGLFLTLGSDEPESHSKISEAEKRYIRESLGKTVGSQDEKERLRTPWKEIFTSLPMWALIIVHCGQNWGFWLLLTEIPTYMSEIVGYSIKENGLISALPYLTMWILSFPASWFSDLALRRGAPRGAIRKVSNTVAHWGPALALLALCFVDVANKSVPVTLLIIAVGLNAGAICGFQINHIDLSPNFAGTMMSITNCVASIIAIIAPIICGEIVKEQTNVEQWHIVFYISALIYFLGNLVFIVFGSGEVQWWNDPASAPIEMSGKRSYQINTISTAYNPNNMTLKQIKSSEAS; this is encoded by the exons ATGTTCCTGGGGATGATGATCGCTTACGCGCTCAGGGTCATACTGTCGGTGGCCGTCGTCGCCATGACCAAGCCGGAAACTGCCAATCCTGACTTCAAG GCCTACAACTGGAGCTCATCGGAGCAGTCTCTAGTGCTGAGCTCGTTCTTCTGGGGCTACATCGTGACGCAGGTGCCCTTCGGTTACCTGGCGAACGCCTGGAGTGCTCAGAAGCTGTTGTCGGGTGGTCTCTTCTTCTGCGGTCTCCTGAGCATCGTCATCCCTCTGGTAGTTGATCAGGGCGGCTGGATAATCGTCTGCGTTTGTAGAGTCGGTATGGGTCTGAGTCAGGGTTGCGTGTTACCAGGAATTCAAACGCTTCTGGCCAGGTGGGTGCCACCGTCCGAAAGGGCCCGACTAG GAACCTTCGCTTACGCGGGTGGCCAGTTGGGCACGGTTCTGACGATGCCGATTTCAGGTCAACTCGCCGCGTCCAGCCTGGGCTGGCCCAGCATTTTCTACGTATTCGGAGCATTGGGCATAGGCTGGGCTGGTCTGTTTCTCACTCTGGGCTCCGACGAGCCTGAATCTCACTCCAAGATCAGCGAAGCCGAGAAGCGATACATCCGGGAGAGCCTCGGAAAAACCGTTGGTTCCCAGGATGAAAAGGAG AGACTTCGAACGCCATGGAAAGAGATTTTCACATCGCTGCCAATGTGGGCATTGATTATCGTCCACTGTGGACAAAATTGGGGCTTCTGGCTATTGCTGACGGAGATACCAACGTACATGAGTGAAATTGTTGGATACAGTATAAAAGAG AACGGCCTGATCTCGGCCCTGCCTTACTTGACGATGTGGATACTGAGTTTCCCGGCGAGTTGGTTCTCGGACTTGGCGTTGCGCCGTGGTGCACCTCGAGGTGCTATCCGCAAGGTCAGCAACACCGTGGCTCACTGGGGACCGGCTCTGGCCCTTCTCGCCCTTTGCTTCGTCGACGTGGCTAATAAGAGTGTGCCCGTCACGCTTCTCATCATAGCTGTTGGTCTCAATGCTGGTGCAATCTGTGGATTTCAGATCAACCATATCGATCTCAGCCCTAACTTTGCTGGTACCATGATGTCGATAACGAATTGTGTCGCGTCTATTATTGCCATTATTGCACCGATCATCTGTGGGGAGATCGTTAAGGAGCAG ACAAATGTTGAGCAGTGGCACATCGTGTTCTACATTTCTGCCCTGATCTACTTCTTGGGTAATCTCGTTTTCATAGTCTTCGGCAGCGGCGAAGTTCAGTGGTGGAACGATCCAGCGTCTGCGCCCATCGAGATGAGTGGAAAACGGTCGTATCAAATAAACACAATATCGACAGCTTATAATCCAAATAACATGACACTGAAGCAGATAAAATCCAGCGAAGCGTCTTGA
- the LOC100123658 gene encoding THO complex subunit 5 homolog: MGKEEDIKNTKSNTNSSSPSTSQETMSSETDMYQTIITFEEEEALERSSEKDAESFYTTCNQIRKNMGQIAKLKSSADASTKDQTKEQIRELQVDTLLAFMELKKLNRMEKFRTKFSRDSLNTAKTNVDNRHLQLQNLLYEVIHLKKEVMKCLQFKSKDEKIKLVPEEEFYKEAPESISRPEITKNDPHQKRLARLEWELTQRKQLAVLCDNLSESKKSVAASIESKQSRLDNLAPQLRGILEASKPLQESLGLPLDKLRLEHEKAALLAPPLYILYAKASAFRDACDSTLVVSVEGDEEEARRTSNTDNGQESDSDNEGQSENVPEEAPVHKKRHHRISKEARQEEKKMRLLQKHPLSVKIIVSFKNDTKLKLQFYYLTVLKVITVESDLLTVNLGGISVGDMLVSESVLRELYPGDAGLESPNPANTYQLARQKLGSFSSLGLGIPYKWAQRMAGLHFVPVDAREQKTVIQDHSQDSVESVLREIKKRVKARLDLCSEIRHLESGNLPVITNAADPIPQKIATTIHKFIISSWKNYCATFNCPESSKEEFISSSDTFYEAILRRGSHELVAYIAIKPDYPKVTSVFRISFNSNISAEVDTLREIEREVNVMWEKSPTLSAQLQRLRACFDIYLETENIAPREKIFFHSVRGRTRSRPYKYVEIGGGIFTHR; the protein is encoded by the exons ATGGGTAAGGAGGAagatattaaaaatacaaaatcaaaTACAAATTCTTCTTCCCCGTCAACTAGTCAAGAAACTATGTCGAGCGAAACAGATATGTACCAG ACAATCATCACattcgaagaagaagaagctctaGAGCGATCTTCTGAGAAAGATGCTGAAAGTTTTTATACTACGTGTAATCAAATTCGTAAAAATATGGGACAAATAGCAAAACTCAAATCAAGTGCCGATGCTAGTACAAAGGACCAGACAAAGGAACAGATCAGAGAGCTACAAGTAGATACTCTTTTAGCATTTATggagttaaaaaaattaaatagaaTGGAAAAATTCAGAACAAAGTTTTCTCGTGACTCTTTGAACACAGCTAAAACTAATGTTGATAATCGACATTTACAATTACAAAATTTGTTATATGAAGTGATACATTTGAAGAAAGAAGTAATGAAGTGTCTTCAATTCAA atctaaggatgaaaaaataaaattagtcCCTGAAGAAGAATTCTACAAAGAAGCTCCAGAATCTATTTCTAGACCT GAAATAACAAAGAATGACCCTCATCAGAAGAGATTAGCTAGACTTGAGTGGGAATTGACACAAAGAAAACAATTAGCAGTGCTATGTGATAATCTTAGTGAAAGTAAGAAATCTGTAGCTGCCAGTATAGAATCAAAACAGTCACGTTTAGACAACCTTGCACCACAACTGCGAGGAATTTTGGAG GCAAGCAAACCATTACAAGAAAGTCTTGGTCTTCCATTAGACAAACTTAGATTGGAACATGAAAAGGCAGCACTGTTGGCACCACCTCTATATATTCTCTATGCAAAAGCTTCTGCATTCAGAGATGCCTGTG attCCACGTTAGTCGTATCTGTTGAAGGTGATGAAGAAGAGGCTAGACGTACTTCCAATACAGACAATGGACAAGAATCTGATTCCGATAATGAAGGCCAATCAGAAAATGTTCCAGAAGAAGCTCCTGTACATAAAAAGAGACATCATAGAATATCAAAAGAAGCAAGacaagaagagaaaaagatgCGATTACTTCAAAAACATCCTCTCagtgtaaaaattattgtcTCCTTCAAAA aTGATACTAAGCTTAAGTTACAATTTTACTACCTCACTGTCTTAAAAGTTATAACTGTAGAGTCAGACCTATTAACAGTAAATTTAGGAGGCATTAGTGTTGG agatatgCTGGTTTCGGAATCAGTTCTACGCGAATTGTATCCAGGTGATGCAGGTTTAGAAAGTCCCAACCCAGCAAATACTTATCAATTAGCTAGACAAAAGCTTGGTTCATTCTCATCATTGGGTCTTGGTATTCCTTACAAGTGGGCACAAAGGATGGCAGGTTTACACTTTGTTCCTGTTGACGCCCGAGAACAAAAG ACGGTTATCCAAGATCATTCACAAGATAGTGTTGAAAGCGTATTAAGGGAGATCAAAAAACGTGTAAAGGCCAGATTAGATTTATGCTCAGAAATACGTCATTTAGAATCTGGAAACTTACCTGTAATTACTAATGCAGCCGACCCAATACCACAAAAAATAGCTACGACCATTCATAAATTCATCATTTCTTCTTGGAAAAACTACTGCGCTACATTCAATTGCCCAGAGTCCAGTAAAGAAGAATTTATCAGTTCTTCAGATACCTTTTACGAAGCTATTTTGCGTCGAGGCAGCC ATGAATTAGTAGCCTACATCGCCATCAAACCAGACTACCCGAAAGTTACCTCAGTCTTTCGAATAAGCTTCAACTCGAATATTTCTGCAGAAGTGGACACACTTCGTGAAATAGAGCGCGAAGTTAACGTAATGTGGGAGAAGTCACCAACCCTGTCAGCTCAACTCCAACGGCTTCGAGCCTGTTTTGATATCTATTTAGAAACGGAGAATATAGCACCACGTGAAAAGATCTTCTTCCACTCGGTCCGAGGTAGAACTCGATCCCGGCCCTACAAGTACGTGGAAATTGGCGGTGGAATTTTCACTCATCGCTAG
- the LOC100123662 gene encoding intracellular protein transport protein USO1: MKCSELKEDVQHLWQDFEETLKTKDEFIKKLYDELVESDLDHRRFQEAHMIALDNIIEKGHERINYLRSNYEGMVSRIEITDVEDMKRHKIDMKESLLHLKTIIFAKSKCLEEELTEIRTRNAVNIHNIVYSKDESIHQLKRKIYSQMERLWQQSNDLITKYEKSTESKRKQYEYLKEQDDAHQVEAAQFPKLYAQLKENLETLRKNLFTLAQEREETIEDLRMQSELLTKRVCKMRQEMKMAQTIDTVQLKRLSVLSSQVIKDLEIILDKGVELQTMAKLCSNLEPDSLRVTKYSLKNLETPKELIKSNEEPFGFLKKIEGFRDHLYCIKEENSILKQERNLLVEENNRLKHCLRSYFRSISRMPTIQTLTRA; encoded by the exons ATGAAATGTTCAGAATTGAAGGAAGACGTTCAGCATTTGTGGCAAGACTTCGAAGAAACGTTAAAAACAAAagatgaatttataaaaaagttatatgaTGAGTTAGTGGAATCGGATCTTGATCATCGACGATTTCAAGAAGCTCACATGATAGCTTTAGATAATATCATAG AAAAAGGCCATGAAAGAATAAATTACCTGCGTAGTAATTACGAAGGAATGGTAAGCAGAATCGAGATTACAGATGTGGAAGATATGAAACGTCATAAAATCGATATGAAAGAATCTCTGCTACACCTGAAAACTATCATCTTTGCCAAAAGTAAATGTCTAGAAGAAGAATTGACGGAAATAAGAACTAGAAATGCTGttaatattcataatattGTATACTCC AAAGACGAATCTATTCATCAATTAAAGCGTAAAATTTATTCTCAAATGGAGAGATTATGGCAACAATCGAACGACCTGATAACAAAGTACGAAAAATCTACTGAAAGTAAGAGAAAGCAATATGAATATTTGAAAGAACAAGACGATGCCCATCAGGTAGAAGCAGCGCAATTTCCTAAATTGTACGCTCAGTTAAaggaaaatttagaaacattGAGAAAAAATCTCTTCACCTTGGCCCAAGAGCGAGAAGAAACCATTGAGGATTTGAGGATGCAATCGGAGTTGCTTACTAAACGAGTTTGTAAAATGAGACAAGAAATGAAAATGGCTCAAACTATAGACACGGTGCAATTGAAGCGATTAAGCGTTTTAAGTAGCCAAGTTATTAAG GATTTGGAAATAATTCTTGATAAGGGTGTAGAACTTCAAACAATGGCAAAATTGTGTTCGAATCTGGAACCAGATTCCTTACGTGTAACAAAATattcattgaaaaatttagaaacaccgaaagaattaataaaatccAATGAAGAACCTTTCGgctttcttaaaaaaatagaaggcTTTCGAGATCATTTGTATTGcattaaagaagaaaacagTATTCTGAAGCAAGAACGCAATCTTCTTGTTGAAGAAAACAACAGGTTAAAGCATTGCTTACGATCTTATTTTCGATCAATCTCAAGAATGCCAACCATCCAAACACTAACGCGAGCCTAA
- the LOC100123655 gene encoding putative inorganic phosphate cotransporter isoform X1, with amino-acid sequence MLNVAMRPADKCLAVGAQMTTTETSDSRAEDGAPEEKLPGSPGRFGTRHVQVFLMFLGMMIAYALRVILSVAVVAMTKPETANPDFKAYNWSSSEQSLVLSSFFWGYIVTQVPFGYLANAWSAQKLLSGGLFFCGLLSIVIPLVVDQGGWIIVCVCRVGMGLSQGCVLPGIQTLLARWVPPSERARLGTFAYAGGQLGTVLTMPISGQLAASSLGWPSIFYVFGALGIGWAGLFLTLGSDEPESHSKISEAEKRYIRESLGKTVGSQDEKERLRTPWKEIFTSLPMWALIIVHCGQNWGFWLLLTEIPTYMSEIVGYSIKENGLISALPYLTMWILSFPASWFSDLALRRGAPRGAIRKVSNTVAHWGPALALLALCFVDVANKSVPVTLLIIAVGLNAGAICGFQINHIDLSPNFAGTMMSITNCVASIIAIIAPIICGEIVKEQTNVEQWHIVFYISALIYFLGNLVFIVFGSGEVQWWNDPASAPIEMSGKRSYQINTISTAYNPNNMTLKQIKSSEAS; translated from the exons ATGTTAAACGTCGCTATGCGGCCCGCGGATAAATGCCTGGCCGTCGGCGCGCAAATGACTACAACCGAGACGAGTGACTCTAGAGCCGAGGATGGCGCGCCCGAGGAAAAGTTGCCGGGCAGTCCAG GTCGATTCGGCACGAGGCACGTTCAGGTCTTCCTAATGTTCCTGGGGATGATGATCGCTTACGCGCTCAGGGTCATACTGTCGGTGGCCGTCGTCGCCATGACCAAGCCGGAAACTGCCAATCCTGACTTCAAG GCCTACAACTGGAGCTCATCGGAGCAGTCTCTAGTGCTGAGCTCGTTCTTCTGGGGCTACATCGTGACGCAGGTGCCCTTCGGTTACCTGGCGAACGCCTGGAGTGCTCAGAAGCTGTTGTCGGGTGGTCTCTTCTTCTGCGGTCTCCTGAGCATCGTCATCCCTCTGGTAGTTGATCAGGGCGGCTGGATAATCGTCTGCGTTTGTAGAGTCGGTATGGGTCTGAGTCAGGGTTGCGTGTTACCAGGAATTCAAACGCTTCTGGCCAGGTGGGTGCCACCGTCCGAAAGGGCCCGACTAG GAACCTTCGCTTACGCGGGTGGCCAGTTGGGCACGGTTCTGACGATGCCGATTTCAGGTCAACTCGCCGCGTCCAGCCTGGGCTGGCCCAGCATTTTCTACGTATTCGGAGCATTGGGCATAGGCTGGGCTGGTCTGTTTCTCACTCTGGGCTCCGACGAGCCTGAATCTCACTCCAAGATCAGCGAAGCCGAGAAGCGATACATCCGGGAGAGCCTCGGAAAAACCGTTGGTTCCCAGGATGAAAAGGAG AGACTTCGAACGCCATGGAAAGAGATTTTCACATCGCTGCCAATGTGGGCATTGATTATCGTCCACTGTGGACAAAATTGGGGCTTCTGGCTATTGCTGACGGAGATACCAACGTACATGAGTGAAATTGTTGGATACAGTATAAAAGAG AACGGCCTGATCTCGGCCCTGCCTTACTTGACGATGTGGATACTGAGTTTCCCGGCGAGTTGGTTCTCGGACTTGGCGTTGCGCCGTGGTGCACCTCGAGGTGCTATCCGCAAGGTCAGCAACACCGTGGCTCACTGGGGACCGGCTCTGGCCCTTCTCGCCCTTTGCTTCGTCGACGTGGCTAATAAGAGTGTGCCCGTCACGCTTCTCATCATAGCTGTTGGTCTCAATGCTGGTGCAATCTGTGGATTTCAGATCAACCATATCGATCTCAGCCCTAACTTTGCTGGTACCATGATGTCGATAACGAATTGTGTCGCGTCTATTATTGCCATTATTGCACCGATCATCTGTGGGGAGATCGTTAAGGAGCAG ACAAATGTTGAGCAGTGGCACATCGTGTTCTACATTTCTGCCCTGATCTACTTCTTGGGTAATCTCGTTTTCATAGTCTTCGGCAGCGGCGAAGTTCAGTGGTGGAACGATCCAGCGTCTGCGCCCATCGAGATGAGTGGAAAACGGTCGTATCAAATAAACACAATATCGACAGCTTATAATCCAAATAACATGACACTGAAGCAGATAAAATCCAGCGAAGCGTCTTGA
- the LOC100123669 gene encoding U6 small nuclear RNA (adenine-(43)-N(6))-methyltransferase, whose product MSLRKFMHKRNKYKEEPNFKQLAILYPGFRKIAVTDIAGKVKINFKDVESLKILTKTLLKHDFNLDVDIPPNHLVPALPLRLNYILWIEDLLNHCGIQDLSTVHGLDIGTGAICIYPILFSNLYKTKMTCTDIDPKSIISATENIEKNNLQDLIEVILIKKESILKEALEKNEKYSFVMCNPPFFETDKGLGKKSKQEPPRNAPTGNANELEVKGGEREFILRLIEESLEYKHKIKIYTTMFGQKSSLAFLRNELTKKRIFNATWTEFCQGFTKRWGIAWTFEPKSELDLTTAPVIRTRAEVSKMKKDKSMEIVFPARKNLSCLNEVVTALKIWITELKIKIKEIQLADDDYPCWACQLIGYNDTWSHARRKRRMAMRQEALKKRRVDKSESSNEIDKLQNDESESTESEIKSVESNEPLLVCTLLVGEKSEHVDDSGDNDEDDSEEDTNNEKMLRICMLFESGTGGKLSLETLRQYLVNKLNIRDFFHKKNPSKPNKKKRKRKKIKKDQSLVVCQNKEL is encoded by the exons ATGTCTTTGAGAAAATTCATGCACAAAAGGAACAAGTACAAAGAAGAGccaaattttaaacaacttgcTATTTTATATCCAGGATTTCGCAAAATTGCTGTAACT GATATTGCAggaaaagttaaaataaattttaaagatGTTGAAAGTTTGAAGATTTTAACAAAGACTTTGTTAAAGCATGATTTTAATTTGGATGTCGATATTCCTCCAAATCATTTGGTACCTGCGCTACCTCTGCGATTAAATTACATTCTGTGGATTGAGGATCTGTTAAATCACTGTGGTATTCAGGATCTGAGTACTGTCCATGGACTAGACATAG gaACAGGTGCAATATGTATTTATccaattttgttttcaaatttatataaaactaaaatgACATGCACGGATATAGATCCTAAAAGCATAATCTCAGCtacagaaaatattgaaaaaaataacttacaaGATCTTATAgaagttattttaattaaaaaagaatcaaTCCTTAAAGAAGCATtagagaaaaatgaaaagtatTCATTTGTCATGTGCAACCCACCATTTTTTGAAACAGATAAGGGTTTGGGGAAAAAATCTAAACAAGAGCCACCAAGGAATGCTCCAACAGGCAATGCTAACGAATTAGAAGTTAAAGGTGGAGAAAGAGAATTCATTTTGCGATTGATTGAAGAAAGTCTGGAAtacaaacataaaataaagATATACACAACAATGTTTGGACAAAAGAGTAGTTTAGCTTTTTTGAGAAATGAACTGACGAAGAAGAGAATATTTAATGCTACATGGACTGAATTTTGCCAAGGTTTCACTAAAAG GTGGGGAATAGCTTGGACATTTGAACCAAAAAGTGAATTAGATTTAACAACAGCCCCTGTTATAAGAACCAGAGCAGAGGTAtccaaaatgaaaaaagataaaTCTATGGAAATCGTTTTTCcagcaagaaaaaatttaagctGTTTAAACGAAGTTGTTACTGCATTAAAAATCTGGATTACTGAACTAAAG ataaaaataaaggaaaTACAACTAGCCGATGATGACTATCCTTGTTGGGCATGCCAACTGATTGGATACAATGATACGTGGTCTCACGCAAGAAGAAAACGACGCATGGCTATGCGACAAGAGGCTTTGAAAAAAAGACGAGTTGACAAGTCTGAGTCAAGCAATGAAATTGATAAGTTGCAAAACGATGAATCAGAATCCACGGAGAGCGAGATTAAAAGTGTAGAAAGTAATGAGCCGTTATTAGTTTGTACGTTACTTGTGGGAGAGAAAAGTGAACACGTCGATGATAGTGGCGATAACGACGAAGATGACAGTGAAGAAGATAcaaataacgaaaaaatgtTGAGAATTTGCATGTTGTTTGAAAGTGGTACGGGCGGTAAATTGAGCCTGGAGACTCTTCGTCAgtatttagtaaataaattaaacatacgagatttttttcataaaaaaaatccaagtaAACCGaataagaaaaagagaaaaagaaaaaaaattaaaaaagatcaaTCTTTAGTAGTTTGTCAAAACAAAGAGTTGTAA
- the LOC100678566 gene encoding transcription initiation factor TFIID subunit 11, whose translation MDSDSFANAIATTDLEQNVEFKSEKIEADSQSSYKFEGSKEELFDNEIMLPNRSSTQVNPIKERRESKDKNRKELEEEEREKMQVLVSNFTEDQLDRYEMYRRAAFPKAAIKRIMQTITGCSVSQNVVIAMSGIAKVFIGEIVEEALDVMEANEESGPLQPKHLREAVRRLRLQGQIPHGKSQKLFFRL comes from the coding sequence atggATTCTGACTCGTTTGCAAATGCTATAGCTACCACAGACTTGGAACAAAATGTTGAATTCAAAAGTGAGAAAATTGAAGCTGACAGTCAGTCAAGCTATAAATTTGAAGGCTCCAAGGAAGAGTTATTTGACAATGAGATTATGTTACCAAATAGATCGTCGACTCAAGTAAATCCAAtaaaagagagacgagagagtaAAGACAAGAACAGAAAAGAGCtggaagaagaggagagagaaaaaatgcagGTGCTAGTTTCAAACTTCACAGAAGATCAATTAGACAGGTATGAAATGTATAGGCGAGCTGCATTTCCAAAAGCAGCCATTAAGCGTATAATGCAGACTATAACAGGGTGCTCGGTATCGCAAAATGTAGTGATTGCGATGTCCGGAATAGCCAAAGTGTTTATTGGAGAAATTGTAGAAGAAGCTTTAGACGTGATGGAAGCAAATGAGGAATCCGGACCTTTGCAGCCAAAACACTTGAGGGAAGCTGTTCGAAGACTGAGACTTCAAGGGCAGATACCGCATGGAAAATCACAGAAACTGTTTTTCCGcctttga
- the LOC100123666 gene encoding differentially expressed in FDCP 6-like, translating into MAHLLKNLTNSIWHAFHALQHDVPGIVAKSKLKVLTANIGTLMDLYSVEKGLEHYRSTQTLTFEQYIFYLQNEVFSSLTDATPIQTCRSLEEGIDEICWLVCRKIYLDRPHPIFKDHSVYQLFRIFCLLAEMEPDIMDSTYLVTMHSDEVAQVASQLVTSLGLCWDLADFSALSAAIGTFRFPTFLAVLESKYSGGGSLDIDGVTEAIDDLYQTYVEDVIKKGYLMKKGFLLPTLRYFWFVLRPGELTYYKDSQQKESSGVIALDANCWTDAVSNGGKPDRRFILSTPEHRCIELVAEDHRGRLQWLSALQIAVQHSGEKISYQRSLANQRRSTRQASKQEKEETRLELQQERQARIAAEIQARKLEALSKEECAKVQELEDVKQKLEILLQEEKQALRDEEIVRALQARVLREEWEKREQMERLQQEQQELLELEKLKRMEFELKQQSNERQLHDAEMRLQQLESEKQSLDAELQAAREKVKRAEEAQIILESQLVTTRPPRSGERIRRTQSFIPTTKERPLVIDDRVSLQKNC; encoded by the exons ATGGCTCATCTCCTGAAGAACCTGACCAACAGCATCTGGCATGCGTTTCACGCGCTCCAGCACGATGTGCCCGGCATCGTCGCCAAGTCCAAGCTAAAA GTTTTGACAGCTAACATTGGAACTTTGATGGATCTCTACAGTGTTGAAAAGGGATTGGAGCATTATCGAAGCACACAGACACTCACCTTTGAGcagtatattttttacttaCAAAATGAG GTTTTCTCATCGTTGACTGATGCAACTCCAATTCAAACATGTCGGTCATTGGAAGAGGGTATAGATGAGATTTGTTGGCTTGTTTGCcgtaaaatttatttagatagaCCGCATCCAATTTTCAAAGATCACAGTGTTTATCAATTGTTTAGAATATTTTGCCTTCTTGCTGAAATGGAGCCTGATATAATGGATTCAACCTATCTA GTGACCATGCACAGTGATGAAGTAGCTCAAGTTGCCTCACAGTTAGTTACATCACTAGGTCTTTGCTGGGATCTAGCAGACTTTTCTGCCTTGTCAGCAGCCATTGGAACTTTTCG ATTCCCAACATTTTTAGCAGTTCTAGAATCAAAATATAGTGGAGGAGGCTCTTTAGATATTGATGGTGTAACAGAAGCAATTGATGACCTTTATCAGACATATGTTGAAGATGTTATAAAGAAa GGGTATCTGATGAAGAAAGGTTTTCTACTACCAACTCTTAGATACTTCTGGTTCGTTTTACGTCCGGGAGAGTTAACGTACTACAAAGATTCTCAACAAAAAGAATCATCAGGTGTAATAGCTCTGGATGCAAATTGCTGGACAGACGCAGTAAGCAATGGCGGGAAACCAGATAGACGTTTCATTCTCAGTACACCAGAACATAGGTGCATTGAATTGGTGGCTGAGGATCACAGAGGTAGACTGCAGTGGTTGTCCGCATTGCAAATTGCTGTTCAACATTCGGGAGAAAAAATTAGTTATCAAAGAAGCTTAGCCAATCAAAGAAGATCGACGCGTCAAGCAAGTAAGCAGGAGAAAGAAGAGACGAGATTAGAATTGCAGCAGGAGCGTCAAGCTAGAATAGCTGCTGAAATTCAAGCAAGGAAATTAGAAGCCCTTTCAAAAGAAGAATGTGCCAAAGTCCAAGAACTTGAAGACGTAAAGCAAAAacttgaaatattattacaagaAGAGAAGCAAGCTCTTAGAGATGAAGAAATAGTAAGAGCTCTTCAAGCTCGTGTTTTGCGCGAAGAGTGGGAGAAGAGAGAACAAATGGAAAGGTTACAGCAAGAGCAGCAAGAGCTTTTAGAATTAGAGAAACTCAAACGAATGGAATTTGAATTAAAACAACAGAGCAATGAAAGACAATTACATG acGCAGAAATGCGCCTTCAGCAGTTGGAATCGGAAAAGCAAAGTCTAGATGCTGAACTGCAAGCGGCCAGAGAAAAGGTGAAACGAGCGGAGGAGGCACAAATTATACTAGAGTCACAGCTAGTCACGACTAGGCCACCTCGAAGTGGAGAAAGAATAAGACGTACGCAGAGTTTCATACCGACAACAAAAGAGAGACCGCTAGTGATCGACGACAGGGTATCattacagaaaaattgttga